In the Leptotrichia sp. oral taxon 847 genome, one interval contains:
- a CDS encoding energy-coupling factor transporter transmembrane component T: protein MIKNFFRNLYPLTKFYLAAVLLISAFILPNYIYGYLLIAICGIVAYFYEKLGIYLKRVFFSLFFLTLIIFAVQGLMIPSNDIMAKFGFITVYKTGIITAVRLTSKIAALVSTITMLTLISKAKEFTVALEKKGLNPKAAFILLLSLQMIPEMNRQANIILDSQKSRGVETEGNIFVRFKALIPVFIPLVLGSIVNTEERAITLEARGFSIGKKRTILNELEETKNDKIVKIILAIFIILCVVWRILWLLK, encoded by the coding sequence ATGATCAAAAATTTTTTTAGAAACTTGTATCCTCTTACGAAGTTCTATTTAGCCGCAGTATTGTTAATATCAGCATTTATATTGCCAAACTATATTTATGGATATTTATTGATAGCAATTTGTGGAATTGTTGCCTATTTTTATGAAAAGTTGGGAATATACTTGAAAAGAGTGTTTTTTAGCCTATTTTTTCTAACTTTGATTATATTTGCTGTACAGGGGCTGATGATTCCTTCTAATGATATTATGGCAAAATTTGGTTTTATTACAGTATATAAGACTGGGATAATAACTGCAGTAAGATTGACTTCCAAAATTGCAGCTCTAGTTTCTACTATAACAATGTTGACACTAATATCAAAAGCTAAAGAGTTCACAGTGGCTCTTGAAAAAAAAGGACTTAATCCTAAAGCGGCATTTATCTTGCTTTTATCGCTTCAAATGATACCAGAAATGAATAGACAGGCAAATATAATTTTAGATTCACAAAAGTCCAGAGGGGTGGAAACAGAAGGAAATATCTTTGTGAGATTTAAAGCACTTATTCCTGTGTTTATTCCACTTGTGCTAGGATCAATTGTAAATACGGAGGAAAGAGCGATTACATTGGAAGCAAGAGGTTTTTCAATCGGAAAAAAAAGGACGATATTGAATGAACTGGAAGAAACAAAAAATGATAAAATTGTAAAAATAATACTTGCTATTTTTATAATTTTGTGCGTTGTTTGGAGGATTTTATGGTTGTTGAAATAA
- a CDS encoding RNA-guided endonuclease InsQ/TnpB family protein, protein MYLTLKQQVKHLSKKEFRILKYLSHIAKNLTNEAIYNVRQYYFNKKKYLSYNENYKILKNSENYKKLNSNMAQQIIKEVDGSFKSFFGLLKLAKNGQYNCKVKLPKYLAKDGFTTLVIGFVRLKDGMLIVPYSNSFKKTHQEVKIKLPPVLKDKKIKEIRIIPKQHSRYFEIQYTYEVEEVQRKLNKENGLGIDLGIDNLCTCVTNTGASFIIDGRKLKSINQYYNKINAKLQSIKNKQKTFRTTLRQKRIARKRNNRIEGYLSKAARIIVNYCLNNDIGKIVLGYNEDFQRNSNIGSINNQNFVNIPYGKLRDKLIYLCKLYGMEFKLQEESYTSKASFFDGDEIPIYDKENQKEYKFSGKRIKRGLYQTSKGYQLNADCNGALNILRKSKVVDLSVLYNRGELNTPKRIRVV, encoded by the coding sequence ATGTATTTAACATTAAAACAACAGGTAAAACATCTTAGTAAAAAAGAGTTTAGAATTTTAAAATATCTATCTCATATAGCCAAGAACTTAACTAATGAAGCTATATATAATGTTAGACAATACTATTTTAATAAGAAAAAGTATTTAAGTTATAATGAAAACTATAAAATACTTAAAAATAGTGAGAATTACAAGAAATTAAATTCTAATATGGCTCAACAAATTATAAAAGAAGTAGACGGAAGTTTTAAATCATTTTTTGGACTTTTAAAACTTGCTAAGAATGGTCAATATAATTGTAAAGTAAAATTACCTAAATATCTTGCTAAAGATGGTTTTACAACTCTTGTTATAGGTTTTGTTAGATTAAAAGATGGTATGCTGATAGTTCCTTATTCAAATTCGTTTAAGAAAACTCATCAGGAAGTTAAAATTAAGCTGCCACCAGTATTAAAAGACAAGAAGATAAAAGAGATTAGAATAATACCCAAACAACATTCTAGGTACTTTGAAATTCAATATACTTATGAAGTAGAAGAAGTTCAAAGGAAATTAAATAAAGAAAATGGACTAGGAATTGATTTAGGTATAGATAATCTTTGTACTTGTGTTACAAATACTGGAGCTTCATTCATAATAGATGGGAGAAAATTAAAATCAATAAATCAATACTATAACAAGATAAATGCAAAATTACAAAGCATAAAAAATAAGCAAAAGACCTTCCGAACAACATTAAGGCAAAAGAGAATAGCTAGAAAGAGAAATAATCGCATAGAAGGTTATCTTTCAAAAGCAGCAAGAATAATTGTAAATTATTGTCTTAATAATGATATAGGAAAGATAGTTCTAGGATATAATGAGGATTTTCAAAGAAATTCAAATATAGGAAGTATAAATAATCAAAATTTTGTGAATATACCATATGGAAAATTAAGAGATAAATTAATATATCTATGTAAACTATATGGAATGGAATTTAAACTACAAGAAGAAAGTTATACATCAAAAGCAAGTTTTTTTGATGGAGATGAAATCCCAATATACGATAAAGAAAATCAAAAAGAATATAAATTCAGTGGAAAAAGAATAAAAAGAGGACTATATCAAACAAGTAAAGGATATCAATTAAATGCAGATTGTAACGGAGCATTAAACATATTAAGAAAAAGTAAAGTTGTGGATTTAAGCGTCCTATACAATAGAGGTGAGCTGAACACGCCTAAAAGAATAAGGGTAGTGTAA
- a CDS encoding histidine kinase: MKSIKEDFSLMSSLLIPVAVAINFTGFGIAKLLQLPIFLDSIGSVFISLIAGPWVGTVTAIITSLITGSFSPEYFAFIPVAICNALVVGVLAKMRTKNLVIKTIIVSLALASASIIVSIPIIIKVYGGFTGNASSAVVVLFKSIGFSLEQAVAIATMLTEAADKIVTTVISILIIKSMSDRYLIKFKYGENYIYKKNGE; the protein is encoded by the coding sequence ATGAAAAGCATAAAAGAGGATTTTTCCTTGATGTCAAGTTTGCTGATACCGGTGGCGGTGGCTATTAATTTTACAGGTTTTGGGATTGCGAAACTTTTACAGTTGCCTATATTTCTTGATTCAATTGGATCGGTGTTTATTAGTCTTATTGCAGGGCCTTGGGTGGGGACAGTAACAGCAATTATTACGAGTCTGATTACAGGAAGTTTTTCTCCAGAATATTTTGCATTTATACCTGTGGCAATATGTAATGCCTTAGTTGTAGGGGTTCTTGCAAAAATGAGAACTAAGAATTTAGTAATAAAAACAATTATAGTAAGTTTGGCACTGGCTTCGGCTTCAATAATTGTATCTATTCCTATAATTATTAAAGTTTATGGAGGATTTACAGGAAATGCTTCATCTGCAGTGGTAGTATTATTTAAAAGTATAGGATTTAGTTTGGAACAAGCAGTTGCGATAGCCACTATGCTTACAGAAGCGGCTGATAAAATTGTAACAACAGTAATTTCTATATTAATTATAAAAAGCATGTCAGATAGATATTTAATAAAATTTAAATATGGAGAAAATTATATCTATAAGAAAAATGGAGAATAG
- a CDS encoding OB-fold nucleic acid binding domain-containing protein, with protein sequence MSAYSLLYKNIDEVKIKGVTKTNLPKLKTLGIETVYNLFYHFPRAYENRDNYKKINEVLDEEFVILKGTVVNIANRFSKRGMVMVSAVLSDGTGMMELLWFNNRYVKNNVKVGNEIMVYGKVKKGMKLQIINPEYKKIDEKYFDPKKENQILPIYPSTESLRQISIRKIIEAALNSYGYLLYENMPNEFLKKEKIIGRKEAMLNIHFPENETKKEEAQKRFIK encoded by the coding sequence GTGAGTGCATATTCTTTGCTTTATAAAAATATTGATGAAGTAAAAATCAAGGGAGTTACAAAAACAAATCTTCCAAAATTAAAGACATTGGGAATTGAAACAGTCTATAATTTGTTTTATCATTTTCCGAGAGCGTATGAGAATAGAGATAATTATAAAAAGATAAACGAGGTTTTGGATGAGGAATTTGTCATTTTAAAAGGGACGGTTGTAAATATTGCAAATAGATTTTCAAAAAGAGGAATGGTTATGGTGTCGGCGGTTTTGAGTGATGGGACTGGAATGATGGAACTTCTCTGGTTTAACAACCGCTATGTGAAAAACAATGTAAAAGTTGGAAATGAAATTATGGTTTACGGAAAAGTTAAAAAAGGGATGAAATTACAAATTATAAATCCTGAGTATAAAAAAATTGATGAAAAGTATTTTGATCCCAAAAAAGAAAATCAAATTTTGCCAATTTATCCATCAACGGAGTCTCTTCGTCAAATTTCAATAAGAAAAATTATTGAAGCTGCGCTAAATAGCTATGGATATTTGCTTTATGAAAATATGCCAAATGAATTTTTAAAAAAAGAGAAAATTATTGGTAGAAAAGAGGCGATGCTAAATATTCATTTTCCAGAAAATGAAACAAAAAAGGAAGAAGCGCAAAAAAGATTTATTAAATAA
- a CDS encoding SPFH domain-containing protein yields the protein MGLFGKQLANVIEWYEYNEDTLFWKWSNNEIKKGSKLILKPGQDAIFLHNGKIEGIFENDGEYDIQSEIIPFLSTLKGFKFGFNSGLRAEVIFVNTKEVTIKWGTKNAISIPAAGLPGGMPIRAFGTMSCKVDDNQVLIEKIAGIKQQFGIEDVKERVLSMLDQLLMKWIAKEGKDMFNLQVNASEIGNGIQTDLDLEMRKIGLAVTNFAVSSFNYPEEIKKMQEKAAAQSMVGDVNRYTQMSFADSMSNGNGSGVAQDMAQMQMGMMMGQKMVNQMNNGSNQNSNNNAQQSENSLNGTIPKFCPNCGTKTNGAKFCPECGTKLV from the coding sequence ATGGGACTATTTGGAAAGCAACTGGCAAATGTGATAGAATGGTATGAATACAATGAAGATACACTTTTTTGGAAATGGTCAAATAACGAAATAAAAAAGGGCTCAAAACTTATACTAAAACCGGGACAAGATGCGATATTTTTACACAATGGAAAAATTGAAGGGATTTTTGAAAATGATGGTGAATATGATATTCAATCGGAAATAATACCGTTTTTATCCACTTTAAAAGGTTTTAAATTTGGATTTAATTCGGGACTTAGAGCGGAAGTGATATTTGTCAACACAAAAGAAGTTACGATAAAATGGGGGACTAAAAATGCAATAAGTATTCCAGCTGCGGGACTTCCAGGTGGAATGCCAATAAGAGCTTTTGGGACAATGTCTTGTAAAGTTGACGACAATCAGGTTCTAATTGAAAAAATTGCGGGAATAAAACAGCAGTTTGGGATTGAAGATGTGAAAGAAAGAGTCTTGTCGATGCTAGACCAGCTTTTGATGAAGTGGATTGCAAAAGAGGGAAAAGATATGTTTAATCTTCAGGTAAACGCTTCTGAAATAGGCAATGGAATACAGACAGACTTAGATTTGGAAATGAGAAAAATTGGACTTGCAGTGACAAACTTTGCAGTTTCAAGCTTTAACTATCCTGAGGAAATTAAAAAAATGCAAGAAAAAGCAGCGGCTCAAAGTATGGTGGGCGATGTGAACAGATATACCCAGATGTCTTTTGCTGATTCGATGTCAAATGGTAATGGCAGCGGTGTAGCGCAAGATATGGCTCAGATGCAAATGGGAATGATGATGGGGCAAAAGATGGTAAATCAAATGAATAATGGAAGTAATCAAAATTCAAATAATAATGCACAGCAGTCAGAAAATAGTTTAAATGGAACAATCCCGAAATTTTGTCCTAATTGTGGTACAAAGACAAATGGTGCAAAATTTTGTCCTGAATGCGGAACAAAATTGGTGTAA
- a CDS encoding PspA/IM30 family protein: protein MANILTRFKDIMAANVNSLLDKMEDPEKMIDQYLRNMERDLATVKSETAAVMAVESASKRKVEECKLEISKMETYAKKALKAGNESDARLFLQKKETLTTKLQALEKDCEIAVANSSKMREMHNKLADDIQKLSEKRTEIKTKLKIAKTTEKVSSMTSVSGFSGNKSSFERMEEKANRMLDEANAKAELNTPKKDEVEDLMKKYDDKNSDENKVSSAVDEELEKMKKELGL, encoded by the coding sequence ATGGCAAATATTTTAACAAGATTTAAAGATATAATGGCGGCAAATGTAAATTCGTTGCTTGATAAAATGGAAGATCCAGAAAAAATGATTGACCAGTATTTGAGAAATATGGAACGGGATTTAGCTACTGTAAAATCTGAAACAGCAGCAGTTATGGCGGTTGAAAGTGCGTCTAAAAGAAAAGTTGAAGAGTGCAAATTAGAAATTTCAAAAATGGAAACTTATGCTAAAAAAGCGTTAAAAGCTGGAAATGAAAGTGACGCTAGATTATTTTTACAAAAAAAGGAAACTTTGACTACAAAACTTCAAGCACTTGAAAAAGATTGCGAAATAGCAGTGGCAAATTCTTCTAAAATGAGAGAGATGCACAATAAATTGGCAGATGATATTCAAAAATTATCAGAAAAAAGAACAGAAATAAAGACAAAATTAAAAATTGCAAAAACAACAGAAAAAGTAAGTTCAATGACTTCGGTGTCAGGGTTTAGTGGAAATAAATCGTCGTTTGAACGAATGGAAGAAAAAGCAAATAGAATGCTTGATGAGGCAAATGCCAAAGCGGAATTAAATACACCTAAAAAAGATGAAGTTGAAGATTTGATGAAAAAATATGATGACAAAAATTCGGACGAAAATAAAGTTTCTTCAGCAGTTGACGAAGAATTGGAAAAAATGAAAAAAGAATTGGGACTGTAA
- a CDS encoding energy-coupling factor ABC transporter ATP-binding protein, with translation MSFITVKNLSFKYPNGTENVLNDVSLEVEKGEKLAIIGQNGAGKTTFVKMLNGLLKAEKGEVVVDGWNTKDFSVAKMSKKVGYVFQNPMDQIFHNNVFDEIAFGAKKLKYSREKLDILVEKAMRLTKLSEFKKENPYNLPYSMRKFVTIASIIAMDCDIIIMDEPTAGQDYFGMQVLHNLIEGLNKEGKTVITITHDMEFVVNNFDRIVVMTNGKIIADGDKRDIFWDLEILKKAMLKQPNISDLAREINLNKNILSIEEFVESY, from the coding sequence ATGAGTTTTATTACTGTAAAAAATTTGAGTTTTAAATATCCTAATGGTACAGAAAATGTGCTTAATGATGTTTCTCTTGAAGTTGAAAAAGGAGAAAAACTTGCAATTATTGGACAAAATGGAGCTGGGAAGACGACTTTTGTGAAGATGTTAAATGGACTTTTAAAGGCGGAAAAAGGAGAAGTGGTTGTTGACGGTTGGAATACTAAAGATTTTTCTGTGGCTAAGATGAGCAAAAAGGTCGGATATGTGTTTCAAAATCCGATGGATCAAATCTTTCACAACAATGTTTTTGACGAAATTGCCTTCGGAGCAAAAAAGTTAAAATATTCTAGGGAAAAACTTGATATCCTTGTGGAAAAAGCGATGAGACTTACTAAACTTAGTGAGTTTAAAAAGGAAAATCCTTACAATCTTCCTTATTCGATGAGAAAATTTGTAACTATTGCGTCCATTATCGCTATGGACTGTGATATCATAATTATGGACGAGCCAACTGCTGGACAGGATTATTTTGGTATGCAAGTTTTGCACAATTTGATTGAAGGATTGAATAAAGAAGGGAAAACTGTAATTACGATAACTCACGATATGGAATTTGTTGTGAATAATTTTGACAGAATAGTTGTTATGACAAATGGAAAAATAATTGCAGATGGCGATAAAAGAGATATTTTTTGGGATTTGGAAATTCTAAAAAAAGCTATGTTAAAACAGCCAAATATAAGTGACTTGGCACGAGAAATTAATCTAAATAAAAATATCCTGTCAATTGAAGAATTTGTGGAAAGTTATTAG
- a CDS encoding energy-coupling factor ABC transporter ATP-binding protein, translated as MVVEIKNFSYKYPLEDKNVLENLNLKIEKGEFWAIIGKNGSGKTTLCNALRRFVPDFYKGEMAGEIIVDGKNLKDFGVEELVTKIGFVFQNPFTQISGVKDTVFGEIAYGLENLAVEKEEIIKRVNETLQLLEIEHLKDKNPQEMSGGQKQRVALASIIVMDPEILVIDEPTSQLDPKGTQDIFKIINIMAKKGKTIILVEHKLELIAQYAEKVVVLDKGKIILSGDKKEILNNRLLEEKGIGMPQYSKLFYELIKVGKAKFEEIPITKGKTVELLKK; from the coding sequence ATGGTTGTTGAAATAAAAAATTTTAGTTATAAATATCCGCTGGAAGATAAAAATGTTTTGGAAAATCTAAATTTAAAGATTGAAAAAGGCGAGTTCTGGGCGATTATTGGAAAAAATGGAAGTGGAAAAACGACCCTTTGTAATGCTCTTAGAAGATTTGTGCCAGATTTTTACAAAGGAGAAATGGCTGGAGAAATTATAGTTGATGGGAAGAACTTAAAAGATTTTGGAGTCGAAGAGCTTGTAACGAAAATTGGTTTTGTATTTCAAAATCCATTTACACAAATTAGCGGAGTAAAGGATACTGTTTTTGGCGAAATTGCTTATGGCTTGGAAAATCTTGCAGTTGAAAAAGAAGAAATAATAAAAAGGGTAAATGAAACATTGCAGTTACTTGAAATAGAGCATTTAAAGGATAAAAATCCGCAAGAGATGTCAGGAGGTCAAAAGCAACGGGTTGCATTGGCTTCAATCATCGTGATGGACCCTGAAATATTGGTAATCGATGAGCCTACTTCACAGCTTGATCCAAAAGGAACGCAGGATATTTTCAAAATAATAAATATTATGGCAAAAAAAGGAAAAACGATAATTTTAGTGGAGCACAAACTGGAATTAATCGCTCAGTATGCTGAAAAAGTTGTAGTTTTGGACAAAGGAAAAATAATTTTGAGTGGAGATAAAAAAGAAATTTTAAATAATAGACTTCTTGAAGAAAAGGGAATAGGAATGCCACAGTATTCAAAACTTTTCTACGAACTTATAAAAGTGGGAAAAGCAAAGTTTGAAGAAATTCCGATAACCAAGGGAAAGACAGTGGAATTATTGAAAAAATAA